The genomic region GTAAAATCGGTTCCCATAAAATAGTCGTCTTTTCCGGAACCGGCAATGCGCCGAACTTTTTTCATGGCAGGCATGTAAAGCCACGTGTCGTCGTCTTTGCCTTCTTGGTCATATTCCCAGACAAGATAACCCACGCCGCTAACGTCTTTAGGCGTTAAAAAAAACATAACAGTGCGTTTATAGTCTCCGTAATCCTTGGAAAAATAAGAGACTTCCCGCAAACGCTTCGTGCCGTTTTTGGCAATAAGCGTCATCTGCATTTCATAGACCGCAGTATCGCCTTCATACCTGTCCCGGCTGGCCTTCATGATATCGTAGGCCGTCTGAGAAAAGACCGGTAAAACTGCGAAGACCGCAGCAAAAGCGCATGCAAGTAAAATTTTCTTTAAATAAGTCATATTTCTTCTCCGTCAAATTCTTTTCCAAAAGGTTTTGTTAAATAAATCAGCGCAGGCGTCATAAGGTAATCCGCCAAAAGCGCCGTAAAAAGGCCGATTATCGCAAGAAGTCCGATACGGTGCATGGTGTTAAAAGGACTTAACACGTAAACAAAGAACATGGTACATATTATGACCGTCGTCATGCCCAGCGTCTTCCCTATTTCACGGTAGGTGCGAAGGATTGCCTTTTTATAGTTGCCGCTCTTTTCGTAAAGATACTTTACGTGATTTATAAAATGGATCGTATCGTCGACGGCTATACCTAAAAGCATGGGCATTATCGTCATAGTCATCATATCAAGCTGATAGCGGCGGTATCCCATAATTCCTGCAAGAACGATTACGGGAACGATATTCGGAATCATTCCTATAAGTCCTGTCTTAAAGCTTGTGAACACAAGGATCAGCATAATCGCGATCATTATAAAAGAACCCGTAAACGATTTTATTTCGCCGTTTACGATTTTTCCGTTCATCTCTGCAAATTCCGCAACGGAACCGATCGCAGAAACTTCAGCGCCGGGGAACAGTTCCTCAGCCGTCCTTTCCGCTTCGGCAATGTCGGACACCATTTTAGTAGCATCATAATTTGAAAGATCTACCGTCACATAGACTGTATTATAATCGGCGTTGAGCCAATCATAAAGTCTGTCGCCCCCCGTAATCTCATATAAAAACAGTTCCTGAGTAAGCAGATCCTCATCGTCCGGAATAGTATAATAAGATGGATCGTCGCCGTTAAGCATTCGGTTCGTCTCTTTTACTATGTCGAGAACCGACTTTACGCGCGGAATTCCATTCGTCTTTCTTGTAAGGCTTAAAT from Treponema parvum harbors:
- a CDS encoding outer membrane lipoprotein-sorting protein → MTYLKKILLACAFAAVFAVLPVFSQTAYDIMKASRDRYEGDTAVYEMQMTLIAKNGTKRLREVSYFSKDYGDYKRTVMFFLTPKDVSGVGYLVWEYDQEGKDDDTWLYMPAMKKVRRIAGSGKDDYFMGTDFTYNDMGNRELSKDDFSILAEETVDGFACWKIRCVPHDTTERNSSRVYWIRKDNYIAIKGELYNRQKNLERVLSVKDVEQIDGIWTAKTFSMENLASGHSTLIEIKNITYNKSLDDSIFTVASLEKGRMGR